One region of Miscanthus floridulus cultivar M001 chromosome 19, ASM1932011v1, whole genome shotgun sequence genomic DNA includes:
- the LOC136525736 gene encoding G-type lectin S-receptor-like serine/threonine-protein kinase SD2-5, which translates to MAAVGGCMTTVAQLVAPGDRDDGVACGGMGGFGRTRGQQRLGWARPVEHPPRAQRQCAPTAWPDAAHRSWTSLAQSTTGRYVIGCAHARGGQAMAAAAARKIISSNMQTGSGVYISEQLAVYTKNYLCELGSGGYGVVYEGELPNGLLVAAKVLKVSMNKKVQEAFMAEIGTIGRTYHVHLVRLHGFCFDANTKALVYEFLENGSLEKYLYGDEGSTSTRLEWGTLHSIAVGTAKGIRYLHEECQQRIVHYDIKPANILLTADYTPKVPDFGLARLGERENTHMSLTGGGRGTPGYAALELWMALPASEKCDVYSFGMVLFEILGQRRNYDPGHGESKEWFPRWAWEKYEQREIEDVVSASRTSSSYEGDHCMFLK; encoded by the exons CGCAATTGGTGGCTCCCGGTGATAGAGATGATGGGGTGGCGTGTGGGGGCATGGGCGGCTTCGGCCGCACTCGTGGGCAGCAACGGCTTGGCTGGGCGCGGCCGGTGGAGCACCCGCCACGCGCGCAACGGCAGTGTGCGCCTACGGCGTGGCCCGACGCTGCTCATCGCAGCTGGACGTCCTTGGCGCAGTCAACGACGGGGCGCTACGTGATCGGGTGTGCTCACGCGCGCGGTGGCCAGGCGATGGCAGCGGCCGCAG CAAGAAAAATTATTTCCAGTAACATGCAAACTGGGTCCGGAGTTTATATATCCGAGCAGCTGGCGGTCTACACCAAGAACTACTTGTGCGAACTGGGGTCCGGAGGCTACGGCGTGGTCTACGAGGGTGAGCTGCCGAACGGCCTGCTGGTGGCCGCGAAGGTCCTGAAGGTGTCTATGAACAAGAAAGTGCAGGAGGCGTTCATGGCGGAGATCGGCACCATCGGACGTACCTACCACGTGCACCTCGTGCGGCTCCATGGTTTCTGCTTCGACGCGAACACGAAGGCGCTGGTGTACGAGTTCTTGGAGAATGGCTCACTCGAGAAGTACCTTTACGGCGACGAGGGCAGCACAAGCACAAGGCTGGAATGGGGGACGCTGCACAGCATCGCCGTCGGCACGGCGAAGGGGATCAGGTACCTGCACGAGGAGTGCCAGCAGCGGATCGTGCACTACGACATCAAGCCGGCCAACATTCTTCTCACGGCCGACTACACACCGAAGGTGCCCGACTTCGGGCTCGCACGGCTGGGCGAGCGCGAGAACACGCACATGTCGCTgaccggcggcggccgcgggaCGCCCGGGTACGCGGCGCTGGAGCTGTGGATGGCGCTGCCGGCGTCGGAGAAGtgcgacgtgtacagcttcgggATGGTGCTGTTCGAGATCCTGGGGCAGCGCCGGAACTACGACCCTGGCCACGGCGAAAGCAAGGAGTGGTTCCCGAGGTGGGCGTGGGAGAAGTACGAGCAGCGGGAGATCGAGGACGTCGTGTCCGCCAGCCGCACGAGTAGTTCTTACGAGGGGGATCATTGCATGTTTCTCAAATAA